The Hominilimicola fabiformis DNA window AAGAAAACATACAGCGAATTGGTTTATGCGGATATAAATAATATTCAGCTAAAAGATATTTGGTGGGAAAAAATTATAGACTTTATAATGTGGAGGATTGAATATGTTAGAGATTTACGAGATAGTGTGGCGGAATGAAAACGTTACGGGATATTTGGAATATAATACGAAAACAGATAAATTTCAAGCATATTTAAAGGATAGGGAAAATCCTAATCCGAGAGGTCTGTTTGGAATTTTGAAAATATCCGACGTTGTGGAGGATAGCCGTGTAAGGCTATATATAAGTGATTGCGTTGTTCCGAAAACACGAGAAAATATTGATGATATATTAAAACATCTTGGCATGGGTGAATATAATCAGTGGGAGATTTATAAAAAGAATATGGGTGTTAACGTGAGCGATTATGCATGTATCAGATTTTATAAAAATTCCGATTCAAATGATTTTTTTTATCCGATATGAGATTAAATAGGAATTGAATGATATTAACTATTTACTTCGTATATAAATTGAGTTTCGTGGATTCCCTGTAATTTGTTCACATTCCCACATTTCAAAGATTATATCAGGACAAAATTCCCACATTTCTAACTCCGGATTTTTTAACATACGACAAGTTTCAGAGGATGTAAAATTTCTTAATGCAGTTTGTTCATCATATCCGTATTTTTCACAAATTTGTTTAGTAATAATGGAAATGTATTTTGAAATCAAAGAAAAAATTTCACTCATTGCAATAAACTCCTTAGTCCAAGATAAAATGTAAGCATTTTTAGACATATCAAAATATTATTTATTATAACACAAATTATAAAAAAATGGAATTGCTATTTTAATTTTTGGATGAATTATGTGGTAAGAAAAAAGAATCGGATTATTATAAATGAGTTGAAACACGATAGCAATGTGACGGAGAAAATGACATAATAAAAAATTAATCCCACAATCATAATTGTGGGATCTTTAATCATAAATATCTCGCCTGTGACCTATGTTTAATAACAGAATAATAATTTTATTATCATCAATTTGTGCAAGAATACGGTAATCTCCTACACGATAACGCCATTCGCCACTTCTGTTTGCGGTTAAACCTTTGCCGTGCGAACGAGGATTTTCACAATTTTCAAGATTTTTTCTTATCCAACCTAAAATCAGTGCAGCAGTATGGCGGTCTAATTTTTTTAAATCTTTTAATGCTCGTTTTGTAAATTCGACTTTATAAATCATAGTAATCCGAGTTCCTTTTCTACTTCATCAAGCGAATAGGTTACAGGGTCATCTTTATATTCGTTAATTGCCTTATTAAAAAGCTCTAAGTCGTATTCGTTTTCAATTCGTTCCATAACTGTTTGACGAATAAGCTCTGATACGGACATTTTATTCAGTTCCGCATATTTTTTTATAAGTAAAGTATCTTCATCGTTTAATCTTAATGATATAGTCATATGAAACACTTCCTTTCTTGTATTGCATTGTATTACAAAATACGCTGATTTGTCAATAGTATTTGCAAAAATTATAAAAAAATCAGTGTGTAAATTTAGTAATCCATTACCCAACATAACCGACACGGATAGCTACTACTGTATGCACGGTAGATTTACTAATATTAAAAATTTTGGCAGTTTTGCGGACTGTGGCGTTATTTTCTACAATATACTGTGCCAATTCGACAGCCCGTTTTTCGATATAATCTTTCATTCTCCCACCGACCTTTCTGTATAGCATATATATGAAAAATCGGTGTAATTTATGAGATTAAACCATCACCAACAATCTTATTTTTCTTGACAAAATATTTAACATTACTTATAATAGTATTATTGACTGTTTATAAAGTATTAAGGAGAAAGAAATGAAACTTTAAACAACGTTATGCAAGGTTTATCGGACGCTATCGGTGCGTGAGATTCATCGGGTGAACGGCTGTTGACGACTGCGTGGAACAACGCAAACAAGGCAAGAAAATTGAATTTTTATATGACAAAAACGCATAATGTGTAAAGGCTGTATTTGTGTACAGCCTTTTATAATTTTAGAAGGAGTTTTGAATTGTGAAATCAAAACAAGATTTGACGGTAGGAAACATAAATAAAAAACTTTGGGCATTTGCGATACCGCTTATGCTCGGTAACGTAATGCAGCAGTTTTACAACTTAGTCGATACATGGGTAGTAGGAAAATACATAGGCGACAATGCTTTGGCGGCGGTCGGTTCGTCATATTCACTGATGACATTTTTAACATCGGTGATTTTGGGATTGTGTCTTGGTAGCAGTGCATTTTTTTCAATAACATTCGGCGAAAAAAATATAAAACGACTGAAAAACGGAATGTTTATTTCGTTTGTTATGATAGGAATATTTTCACTCATACTGACATTTGCGTCATTTTACCTTTGTGGCCGGATTATGAAAATACTTCAAGTGCCGTATGACATTCAAGGTATAATGAGCGAATATTTGAAGTGGATATTTGTAGGCATTTTCGCGACATTCCTATACAACTATTTTTCTAATCTTCTGCGAGGAATAGGCAATTCCGTAATTCCGCTTGTGTTTTTGTGCATATCTGTGATACTTAATATCGGTCTTGATTTGTACTTTGTTTTGGTATTAAAGCAAGGCATACGCGGTGCGGCGATTGCAACCGTAATATCGCAGTATATTTCGGGTATCGGACTTATGATATATGTGTACATTCGTTATCCCGAACTTCGATTAAAATATGAAGATACAAAGTTTGTAAAACGTACGGCATACGACATAGCAATACTGTCGGGAATGACGTGTCTGCAACAGTCTGTAATGAATTTCGGCATACTTATGGTACAGGGGATTGTAAACAGTTTCGGTACACAAATTATGGCGGCGTTTGCCGTTTCTGTGAAAATCGACACCATTGCATATATGCCTGTACAGGATTTCGGAAATGCGTTTTCAACGTTTATTGCACAAAATTTCGGTGCGGGCAAGTATGACAGAATAAAAGACGGAATTAAAAAAGCACTCAAAAGTGTTGTACTGTTCTGTATTTTTATCAGTGCGATTGTGTTTATTTTCGCAAAACCGCTTATGATGATATTTGTAAATGCCGAAAGCACGGAGATTATAAACATCGGCGTACAGTATTTGCGTATAGAGGGTGCTTGCTATATCGGCATAGGTATTTTGTTTATGCTTTACGGATATTACAGAGCTATAAATAAACCGAGTATGTCTGTTGTGCTTACGGTTATTTCTTTGGGAATAAGAGTAGTGCTTGCGTATGTTTTGTCTCGTGTTATCGGTGTAGTCGGTATTTGGTGGTCAATTCCGATTGGTTGGTTTATCGCGGATGCGGTCGGAATTTGTTTTTATTTATTTAAGTTTGACAGGTAATATTTTGTGAGATATAATTATATATAAGATTAGTTAGCGGTTGAATTTGCGTGTTCGGTGGCTTTGACAACAGAAAAAACGGCGTTTTATACAGCGGTACGCTTGATGAAATCAAATCGGAAACAATAAAACTTATAAATACGGTCGGAAAAAAAGGTACAATACTGGGGGCGGATTGTACGTTGTCAAATGATATTGATTTGTCACACATAAAATGCGTGGCGGATACTGCAAGAAATATATAAGACGAAAAACGGGGTATATAAATATGTGGAAGATAAGGGATTTAAAGAAAAAGGCAAGGGGAACTTTTAAGCGGAATTATGTCGGCATTGTTATAACGTGCTTTATCGCGGCCGTTGTTATGGGCAGCTTTATTAACCCGCTAAAAGAAGTGAGGACAATAAAAGACACTTATTTCGACCAGCTTAACGGAACGGTGCTTTTTGCGGAAAATCACAATTCCGATATGTCGAATACGGAAGTTGTCGATAACTTTTTAGGCAAGAGCGGTGAGGAAAGTGAAAGAGCACAGCATTGGACAAGAGGTGTACTGTCGGTGTTTGCGAAGAATACCGAGGGTGCAGGTAACTTTGTTTACGGTGTTTTAAATTCGATAAATCAAATTGTGTTTAACGACCGAGTGAGTGCCGGTGTTACTATTGCAATCGGCTCGTTGATTTATTTGCTTATAGCCATTCTTTTTACGAAGGTTTTGCTTATCGGACTGTATCGGTATTTGCTTGAAATTCGAGTCTACACAGGCACGAGAATTTCGCGAATATTGTTTCCGTGGTCTGTAAAAAAGGCACTGCATATTGCATGGGTTATGTTTGTAAGAAGTGTGTATTCACTTTTATGGTGCTTAACGATAGTCGGCGGATTTATTAAGATTTATTCATATAAACTTGTACCGATGATTATTGCGGAAAATCCCGAATTGAGTGCAAAAGAGGCTATAAAACTTTCTGAAGATATGATGAAAGGGTATAAGTGGAGAGCATTTTTGATTGATTTGTCATTTATCGGTTGGGATATATTGAATATACTTACACTTCAGATTTTGGGCGTATTTTTCCTTGAACCGTATAAACGTATGACGACAGTTGAACTTTATATGACGTTGCGTGAAAAAGCAAAGGAAAGAGATATTGAAAATGCGGACAGGCTGTGCGATAAATTGCTTGAAAGTGAAGTGACAAGCGGAATATATCCTATTAATGAATACTTCATAACAGTGCCTAAGGGCAAGAAGTGGATACTGGAAGATTATGAACGTGATTACGGATTATCGTCATTGATACTGATATTTTTCACATTTGCAATGATAGGTTGGTTGTGGGAAGTGTTATTGTTCCTGTTTACAAGAGGTGAATTTATCAACAGAGGTACTTCACATGGACCGTGGCTGCCGATTTACGGCGTAGGCGGTACGGTTGTACTGATTGTGTTAAAAAAATTCAGAAACAAACCGTGGCTGACATTCCTTTTGTCAATGGTGCTGTGCGGTGTAATAGAGTATTTTACATCGCTTATACTTGAAAAAGTTCAGGGTATGCGTTGGTGGGATTACAGCGGATATTTTATGAATTTTCAAGGCAGAATTTGCCTTGAGGGATTGGCTGTGTTTGCACTCGGCGGTTGTGCGGCGGTGTACCTTGTAGCACCGTCACTTGACCATCTGTTTTGCAAAATTCCTATGAAAATTAAGAAGATTATATGTGTCGTACTTGTAGTCCTGTTTGTCGTGGATATGGCGTATTCGGCATTTGTGCCGAATATCGGCGAGGGTATAACGGATAATGATGTGGCGAGAATAGAAATTAAAAAATCCGACGTATTGATTGCGTCGGATTTTTTGTTGATTTGATTTTTGGAGCTGTTGACGTTTCGTTTGCGGGCTTTTTGTTTAGAAGAATATAACAAGCGAGACGGTGAACATATCGTTTGAATTTGAAACGTTCATAACGCCGTGATACTTGTCAACAACGGCATTAACCGATTCAAGTCCCAAGCCGTGCATACCCTTTTTAAACGACAGGAATTTTGAACCGATTTTCTTAACGGTGCCGTCAAACGTATTTTTTAAATCTAAAATCAATTTGTTTTCATCAGCGGTACAATTCAGTACAATTTTTCTGTTTTTAAGCGGTGCTTTTGAACAAGCCTCCATAGCATTTTCGACAAGATTACCGACCAAAATACTAAAATCAATATCACTCATAGGCAGTCCGTTAGGGACTGACACCGAGGTTTTAAAGTCGATAGAATTTTTGGCCGATGAAGAAACATAGAAGTGGAGCAGAGCGTTAAGCGTAAGATTTTCGCAGAAAAACAGCGGTACTGTGTCATTTGTTTCGCTTGAATATTCTTTGAGGTATTCTGCAATTTTATCAAATTGACGATTATTTGCAAAGTCGCTTATTACTCTGAAATGCTGACGCATATCGTGGCGGAGCTTTCGTGTTTCTTCGATTTGTTCGGTTATGTGGACATAGTTTTCCTTGTAAAGATTTATCTGACGTTCCATAAGTCGTCGTTCGTCATCGAGAACAATATTTCGTCTGTAATTATCTATAATACTTGCCCAGTATACAAAGTACAGACAGCCCAAAATCGTAAGTATACCTATTTCAACCGACTGGTCGGTGTAAATCGAATCATAAAGCGGTTGAATAATGTAAAGTAATAACGATACAGCAAAGCAAACATTGCCGAACAGAAAAATTCTGCCGTATTTTATATCATTAAAGACCGCATAAGTGCCTATTGCGACAAGATAAATTGCGGCTAACCACTCAAACACATTGCATAGGGTTGAAAGGAAGGTACATAACGGTGCACTTAAATAAGGTGTAAATATACCGTATACAAATGCGATTGCACAGAATACCGAACCGCATATTTCGGAAATACTGCTTACGTTTTTATTCAAATTGCAGAGCCTGTTTTGGAGCATTATAACCATCAAATACACAAAGTACGTGCAAAAATACTCAAATACATATGAAAAATTACCGCCCATGGAGAAACACAAATTGATCAGCGGATGATTTAGGTAAACGGCATATGTAAGGCACATAAAGAAGAACATATACGAATAATTGCTTTTGCCGCTAAGTGCGAGAATAAGCGAGAATAGTGCACCGAAGAATATCAATGTCATGATAAAGTTGTTTATCAGAAATTTAAATGCTCTGGTGATATTAATTGAATACGGTTTACCGAGTGTCGGCGGTGACGTAATTCCTGCTCTAATGCCGGATGCGTCCTTGACGGCGATTGTTATATATGTTTCGCCGGAGGCATTGAAAAATGTGCAGCGGTTTTGTATTTGTGCTTTGTAATTATGTGTATCGCCGACCTTTAAATGCAGTTTGTCGTTGATGTACAGTTCATATGCTGAGTAAACCTGAGGCATTTCAAGTGCGTAAAAACCCTCTTTTTCGGGGAAGTTTATTTTCATTCTGTATGTTCCGATAAAGATATTGTTTTTTGTTTGGCTTGTGTACGCTGACTCAGTATCGCCGATTGAAATATATTTCATATTCGGAAGTGAAGTTTGATTTTTAAAATATGTCGGAGTGAGAAGTGCGTCTTCGTAAAATTCCCAATCCTTTATAAGAAAGTGAAACGAATTGCTGTCAATTTCCTCTTGCGAAAGCGTCAATACGCCTTTTTCGGGCTGGAGCTTGCTGTATGTATATTTGTTATTGAAAATATATAAAAATTCTGTAGTCAAAGAGATAAGAACTATTGCGATAATAAAAATTACTGCAATAGTCTTAACGCGTTGCTTATTTTCCATAGTAATCATAGTGACCTTTATTCTCTTATAATATCTTTTAATTCATAAGTTAAATACTGTTTCTTTACCTGTTGGTTTTCACGTTTTTTAATCGGAACATAATCTCCGTTTTGCATTAAAAAATCATTGCCCGAAACAGTGTTGACGTAATCAAAATTTACGATAAATCCTTTACAGCAGTTTGAAAAACGGCTGTCTTCTGTCAAAATTGACGCACACTGTGAAAATGTGTTTTGAATTTCAATCGTTTTGTCCTTCAAATGAAGCCGGACTTTTCTGTTTGTAACATCTATGTACATTATCGAATCATATGCTATTTTAAGTTTTATTTCGGGTTTTGTTTTGTACAGAACCGATAATGATTTTGAAGGTTCTTCGTATTTTTCAAAATATCTCTGCATAAGCGACTCAACTGCATCTTTTGTTATCGGTTTTACAAGATAACAAAAAGCATTTACACTGTAACTTTCACAAGCGAAGTTATTGCTTGTAGAAAGGAAGATGATTTCAACCGAACTGTCTGTTTTGCGTACAGTGCTTGCAGCTTCAATTCCGCTCATACCCGGCATATATATGTCAAAGAAAATCATATTATATTTGTTATTTTCAAATTGCGTGACAAAACTTTCGGCATCGGAAAAGTCGGATATTGTAACATTCATATTTCTTTCGGAGAAATATTCGTTAAGGTAATTTACAAGCGTTTCTCTGCCGACGGCTAAGTCATCAACAACTGCAATATTCATCGTGTTCACCGCCTTATGGATTTAAGAGCTGTCAACATTTTGCCGATATACTCTAACTATATTATATCATTGTAAAAATAATAATTCAACATATAAAATTGAATTTCAGTTAATAAAATTGAGTTTCAGTGCGGAAAATTGCTTTTTAAACGTGCAAAATGCGTTTGACGCAAAATCTATTGAATTTTGATTTTAGGTATATTATAATTTCATCAGAAAGCAATGAGATACAGCAGAAGATAAGGAGATATGAGATGGGATTTTTTGATTCATTTAAGTCCGGAGCAAAAGATGTCTTTAAGGGGTATGATAAAGTTAAGCTAAAGGAAAAGATTACATATGATGAACTTTATGAGATTATGAAAGACGAAACATATTCTGTCGGCAAACCTGAGATTACGGGTTCGGGATTAATGAGATGTATTCAATTTCCTGCTGTGGATAAATATAAAATTCAAATTGCTATAACTTCAAAAACGATTACAATTTCAAAAATATACAGCGGTGCAGGCGGTTTGGCGAAAGAGATAAATTGAACAGACTGATTTCACAGATGAAGACGAGGCACTACAGTTGGTAGATTCTATGTCAAAAATGGCTGATGGTTTGGCTGCCGTTGCAGGTGTTGACGCAGAATAATTGATTTAGAAATTTAAAACAGTCCCCTAAAAAATCCGATATTTTATTGGACTCCAGATAAAATATAAGTACATTTTATCTGTACTGCAAAAATTGAAAAGCGGCAGCATTAGCTGTCGCTTTTGGAGTAATTGGGGATGTTTTTTGAAAGAGAGAGATTATGGCAAAGAAAAAAGGGTGTTTATTTAAAATAGGAATTGCATTATTAATATTTATAGGCATGATATTTGTGTTGTTTTGTATGGTTTTGATTATGCCGTCGGAGGAGTATGAAACGGTTAATTACGATATTCCGAATATGTGTGATTATTATACTCACATAAAGGGCAACGGAGAGGATAAAGTTACACTTATGGTGTATATGGTAGGTTCTGACCTTGAAAGTGACGGCGGAGCGGCGAGTGAAGATATTGCCGAAATGACGGCGGCAAATGCGGATAATATTAATATTACATTACAGACAGGCGGAGCGGCCGCGTGGGAAAATGCAAGCATAAGTGACGGAAAAACGGAACGTCATATAATTAAAAACGGTGAATTGCAGAACGTGGAGAACTTGGGTGAAGCACAAATGACGTCCCCTAATACGCTGACTGATTTTATAAAATGGTCTGCCTCAAATTATCCTGCCGACAGATATGAACTTGTGCTTTGGAATCACGGCGGCGGTACGGCACTTGGTTTCGGATATGACGAAATGTATCCTGATGATATGCTGTCGCTGTCACAGATAGGAAATGCTCTGTCAGACAGCGGAATTAAGTTTGATATTGTAGGCTTTGACGCGTGCCTTATGGGTACGATTGAAACGGCATATATGCTTGAACCGTATGCGGATTATCTTGTTGCGTCGGAGGAATATGAGCCGGGAACGGGTTGGTATTACAGTGAATGGCTTAAAAATTTGTCTGACAATACGTCAATGCCGACTGTCGAAATAGGTAAGAAGATTGTGGAGGACTATATAAACGGTCCTGATTCGAGTTTTTTTGATTCAAATACGCTTTCAATCGTAGATTTGAGAGAAATTCCTTATACATATTCAAAGCTATGCGAAATAATGCAGCAGGAAGAAGGAGTTTTGGACAGCAGATATTCCGTAATATCGCAGGCAAGATACAATGCAAAATCATTCGGTGACGGTGAGTATGAACAGATTGATATAAAATCATATCTTGAAGAATGCGGCAAGAGTGATACGGAATTGGACAAGGTGCTTAGAAGTGCGGTTAAGTATTCCGGCAGTTCGTCTTACAATTCAAACGGACTTGCAATGTATTTCCCGTATGACTATCCCGACTATTACGCGGAAATAAAAACAGAAACAGATAAGTTCGGTTATAACGGCTACAACAGCTTTTTCGATAGATTTTTGAGCATTATGGGTACAGGACAGATGAATTATTCGAGTGAGAATGATTACAGTAATTATTCCTGGTATGACAATACAAATTACGATACCTATAATGTATCAGATAAGTTGGAAGTAAAGGACAAGGGCGATTATTTCGCATTGTCGCTTTCGGACGAGGAATGGGATAAAATAAACGGAATTGATGTATGGGTGTATGTTGATGACGGCGATGGTTACGTTGACTTGGGTTCGGACAATGTGTATGAATTTGACGATGACGGTGATTTAAGGGTCGATTTCGATTATTATTGGGTTGCATTAAACGGTCAGGTTGTTCCGTTTTACTTTGAATACGAAACGCCGGAGAACGTAAAGGACGGATACACATACGGCTATGTCCCTGCGGTGCTTAACGGCAACGAGCAGATTGAAATAATGATTTATTGGGACGAAAAGCACCCAGACGGTTATTTGGCAGGTTACAGACCGTACAGCGAAGAAGAAAATATATCAGTTCCGCAAAAAGGCTTTAAGCAACTTAAAAACGGCGATACGTTGGAATTTTTATGCGATTACTATACATATGACGGTGAATATGACGGAGTGTATTCATATGGTGATAAAATCGTTGTAAACGGCGATATTACTGTAGGTTATGAATATGTCGGCGAGTATGACACGAATATTTGTTATGAGCTTACCGATATATATAACAACAGTATAACAACCGAAATGATAGAAGTTGAAATGAATTAAAAAACTATATGGAGGGAAAGAAGATGAAAAAATTTATAAGCACATTACTGTGTATTGTATTTGTTGCGGCACTTATGCCCGCACAAATTGCAAAGGCCGACAGCGATGTTATGAGTGTCGCAAATCAAGTAAAAGTACCTATATTGAATGAGCAAACGTACAACAACAAAAAACTTATGAATAAGTACACACGCGATATGTCGGATTGGTGGGCAACCGATTTGACATTGACGGCGGGAATGTTGT harbors:
- a CDS encoding clostripain-related cysteine peptidase is translated as MAKKKGCLFKIGIALLIFIGMIFVLFCMVLIMPSEEYETVNYDIPNMCDYYTHIKGNGEDKVTLMVYMVGSDLESDGGAASEDIAEMTAANADNINITLQTGGAAAWENASISDGKTERHIIKNGELQNVENLGEAQMTSPNTLTDFIKWSASNYPADRYELVLWNHGGGTALGFGYDEMYPDDMLSLSQIGNALSDSGIKFDIVGFDACLMGTIETAYMLEPYADYLVASEEYEPGTGWYYSEWLKNLSDNTSMPTVEIGKKIVEDYINGPDSSFFDSNTLSIVDLREIPYTYSKLCEIMQQEEGVLDSRYSVISQARYNAKSFGDGEYEQIDIKSYLEECGKSDTELDKVLRSAVKYSGSSSYNSNGLAMYFPYDYPDYYAEIKTETDKFGYNGYNSFFDRFLSIMGTGQMNYSSENDYSNYSWYDNTNYDTYNVSDKLEVKDKGDYFALSLSDEEWDKINGIDVWVYVDDGDGYVDLGSDNVYEFDDDGDLRVDFDYYWVALNGQVVPFYFEYETPENVKDGYTYGYVPAVLNGNEQIEIMIYWDEKHPDGYLAGYRPYSEEENISVPQKGFKQLKNGDTLEFLCDYYTYDGEYDGVYSYGDKIVVNGDITVGYEYVGEYDTNICYELTDIYNNSITTEMIEVEMN
- a CDS encoding DUF975 family protein, with translation MWKIRDLKKKARGTFKRNYVGIVITCFIAAVVMGSFINPLKEVRTIKDTYFDQLNGTVLFAENHNSDMSNTEVVDNFLGKSGEESERAQHWTRGVLSVFAKNTEGAGNFVYGVLNSINQIVFNDRVSAGVTIAIGSLIYLLIAILFTKVLLIGLYRYLLEIRVYTGTRISRILFPWSVKKALHIAWVMFVRSVYSLLWCLTIVGGFIKIYSYKLVPMIIAENPELSAKEAIKLSEDMMKGYKWRAFLIDLSFIGWDILNILTLQILGVFFLEPYKRMTTVELYMTLREKAKERDIENADRLCDKLLESEVTSGIYPINEYFITVPKGKKWILEDYERDYGLSSLILIFFTFAMIGWLWEVLLFLFTRGEFINRGTSHGPWLPIYGVGGTVVLIVLKKFRNKPWLTFLLSMVLCGVIEYFTSLILEKVQGMRWWDYSGYFMNFQGRICLEGLAVFALGGCAAVYLVAPSLDHLFCKIPMKIKKIICVVLVVLFVVDMAYSAFVPNIGEGITDNDVARIEIKKSDVLIASDFLLI
- a CDS encoding MATE family efflux transporter yields the protein MKSKQDLTVGNINKKLWAFAIPLMLGNVMQQFYNLVDTWVVGKYIGDNALAAVGSSYSLMTFLTSVILGLCLGSSAFFSITFGEKNIKRLKNGMFISFVMIGIFSLILTFASFYLCGRIMKILQVPYDIQGIMSEYLKWIFVGIFATFLYNYFSNLLRGIGNSVIPLVFLCISVILNIGLDLYFVLVLKQGIRGAAIATVISQYISGIGLMIYVYIRYPELRLKYEDTKFVKRTAYDIAILSGMTCLQQSVMNFGILMVQGIVNSFGTQIMAAFAVSVKIDTIAYMPVQDFGNAFSTFIAQNFGAGKYDRIKDGIKKALKSVVLFCIFISAIVFIFAKPLMMIFVNAESTEIINIGVQYLRIEGACYIGIGILFMLYGYYRAINKPSMSVVLTVISLGIRVVLAYVLSRVIGVVGIWWSIPIGWFIADAVGICFYLFKFDR
- a CDS encoding LytR/AlgR family response regulator transcription factor, with product MNIAVVDDLAVGRETLVNYLNEYFSERNMNVTISDFSDAESFVTQFENNKYNMIFFDIYMPGMSGIEAASTVRKTDSSVEIIFLSTSNNFACESYSVNAFCYLVKPITKDAVESLMQRYFEKYEEPSKSLSVLYKTKPEIKLKIAYDSIMYIDVTNRKVRLHLKDKTIEIQNTFSQCASILTEDSRFSNCCKGFIVNFDYVNTVSGNDFLMQNGDYVPIKKRENQQVKKQYLTYELKDIIRE
- a CDS encoding type II toxin-antitoxin system RelE family toxin, which gives rise to MIYKVEFTKRALKDLKKLDRHTAALILGWIRKNLENCENPRSHGKGLTANRSGEWRYRVGDYRILAQIDDNKIIILLLNIGHRRDIYD
- a CDS encoding sensor histidine kinase, which translates into the protein MITMENKQRVKTIAVIFIIAIVLISLTTEFLYIFNNKYTYSKLQPEKGVLTLSQEEIDSNSFHFLIKDWEFYEDALLTPTYFKNQTSLPNMKYISIGDTESAYTSQTKNNIFIGTYRMKINFPEKEGFYALEMPQVYSAYELYINDKLHLKVGDTHNYKAQIQNRCTFFNASGETYITIAVKDASGIRAGITSPPTLGKPYSINITRAFKFLINNFIMTLIFFGALFSLILALSGKSNYSYMFFFMCLTYAVYLNHPLINLCFSMGGNFSYVFEYFCTYFVYLMVIMLQNRLCNLNKNVSSISEICGSVFCAIAFVYGIFTPYLSAPLCTFLSTLCNVFEWLAAIYLVAIGTYAVFNDIKYGRIFLFGNVCFAVSLLLYIIQPLYDSIYTDQSVEIGILTILGCLYFVYWASIIDNYRRNIVLDDERRLMERQINLYKENYVHITEQIEETRKLRHDMRQHFRVISDFANNRQFDKIAEYLKEYSSETNDTVPLFFCENLTLNALLHFYVSSSAKNSIDFKTSVSVPNGLPMSDIDFSILVGNLVENAMEACSKAPLKNRKIVLNCTADENKLILDLKNTFDGTVKKIGSKFLSFKKGMHGLGLESVNAVVDKYHGVMNVSNSNDMFTVSLVIFF
- the relB gene encoding type II toxin-antitoxin system RelB family antitoxin, which produces MTISLRLNDEDTLLIKKYAELNKMSVSELIRQTVMERIENEYDLELFNKAINEYKDDPVTYSLDEVEKELGLL